One region of Deltaproteobacteria bacterium genomic DNA includes:
- a CDS encoding NAD(P)/FAD-dependent oxidoreductase encodes MNYIIIGNGVAGTTAAETIRKTDPAGEIKIFSDEAFPFYSRIRLMEYLAGELEMPKLQIRSNAWYDAQKIQLLLNTKIKEIDKDRKEVVTRSGERYAYDKLLLATGGYSFVPPIKGAEKPGVFTLRSLKDARAIQTFAAGKTNALLIGGGLLGLEVGNSLRKTGLKVTVAEFFPRLLPRQTDPACAALLQGRLEQMGFHFYLGVVSKEITGDDHAQGLLLEDGRSIETNLIIISAGVRPNLELGQNLGLKIGKAIPVSDRMETEIPDIYAAGDGIEHKGMVYGIWPASEKQGQVAGLNMAGGTAEYTGTTPSNQLKVAGIDLLAAGDIDPEGKLLAFVDQNQAAGTYRKLVLKDNQLVGSLLFGTLEGRKKILKALEEKKDLSAIKDQLARFDLEALG; translated from the coding sequence ATGAACTACATCATTATCGGCAACGGGGTTGCCGGCACCACCGCAGCAGAGACCATCAGAAAAACCGACCCGGCAGGAGAAATCAAAATATTTAGCGATGAAGCCTTTCCTTTTTACAGCCGCATACGGTTGATGGAATACCTGGCCGGCGAACTGGAGATGCCGAAACTCCAGATCCGTTCCAACGCCTGGTATGATGCCCAGAAGATCCAACTTCTTCTGAATACCAAAATTAAGGAAATCGATAAAGACCGGAAAGAAGTGGTCACCCGGTCAGGAGAACGGTACGCCTATGATAAACTTTTACTGGCCACCGGCGGTTATTCCTTTGTACCGCCTATTAAAGGGGCCGAAAAGCCTGGGGTATTCACCTTGCGCAGTCTCAAGGATGCCCGGGCCATACAGACCTTTGCCGCCGGCAAGACCAATGCCTTATTGATAGGCGGCGGGCTCTTGGGTCTGGAAGTGGGCAACAGCCTTCGAAAGACCGGTTTGAAGGTAACGGTTGCCGAATTCTTCCCCCGTCTTCTTCCACGGCAGACCGATCCGGCCTGTGCGGCCCTGCTTCAAGGCCGCTTGGAGCAGATGGGATTTCATTTTTATCTGGGTGTTGTTTCCAAGGAAATCACCGGCGATGACCATGCCCAGGGGCTCCTTCTGGAGGATGGCCGGTCCATTGAGACCAATCTGATTATTATATCGGCCGGGGTCAGGCCCAATCTGGAACTAGGACAAAATTTAGGTTTGAAGATCGGCAAGGCCATCCCGGTTTCGGACCGGATGGAAACGGAGATCCCGGATATCTATGCCGCCGGTGACGGCATCGAACATAAAGGGATGGTGTACGGCATCTGGCCGGCTTCGGAAAAGCAGGGCCAGGTGGCCGGTCTGAATATGGCCGGGGGGACGGCTGAGTATACCGGAACCACCCCTTCCAATCAGCTCAAGGTGGCCGGGATCGATTTATTAGCCGCCGGCGACATCGATCCCGAAGGGAAGCTTTTGGCCTTTGTCGATCAGAATCAGGCGGCCGGGACCTATCGAAAACTGGTTCTTAAAGATAATCAACTGGTGGGCAGTCTGCTTTTCGGCACCCTGGAAGGACGGAAAAAAATCTTAAAGGCCCTGGAAGAAAAAAAGGACCTCTCGGCCATCAAGGACCAATTGGCCCGGTTCGATCTGGAGGCTTTGGGGTAA
- a CDS encoding PAS domain S-box protein, whose translation MSANFLLLNALVTITTAFLLNGLKKSLLIEQRISNRLRESEELFRSYLEYAPDGVYMSDLESNFLYGNRKCEEIIGYRREDLVGKNFLELNILSKESLNKAAQLLQANIEGKPTGPDEIELISREGRLIPVEINTNVVQRSGQRIVIASIRDVTERKQASMELQISLEKLRKALGGIIQAMALTVESRDPYTAGHQRRVADLARSIAHEMGFPEDQMDGLRMAGIIHDLGKIAVPAEILSKPTQLSKLEFGLIKVHPQISHDILKDIDFPWPVAEIVLQHHERMDGSGYPQGLMGSNILLEARILAVADVVEAIASHRPYRPALGIDEALEEISQNQGILYDREVVDICLRLFKEKGYNFN comes from the coding sequence ATGTCGGCCAATTTTCTCCTCCTCAATGCCCTTGTCACCATTACCACGGCCTTTTTACTGAACGGCCTGAAAAAATCCCTCCTCATAGAGCAGAGGATCAGCAATCGTCTGCGGGAAAGCGAGGAATTGTTCAGGAGTTACTTGGAGTATGCCCCGGATGGCGTCTACATGAGCGATCTGGAAAGCAACTTCCTTTACGGCAACCGCAAGTGCGAAGAGATCATCGGTTACAGGAGAGAGGATCTGGTCGGTAAAAACTTCCTGGAGTTGAACATCTTGTCGAAAGAAAGCCTGAACAAAGCCGCCCAGTTGCTCCAGGCCAATATCGAGGGCAAGCCCACCGGCCCGGATGAGATTGAACTGATCAGCAGAGAAGGGCGACTTATACCTGTTGAGATTAATACCAATGTAGTTCAACGGAGTGGTCAAAGGATTGTCATCGCTTCTATTCGTGATGTTACCGAGCGCAAACAAGCTTCGATGGAACTCCAGATAAGTTTGGAAAAACTCCGAAAAGCCTTGGGCGGGATTATCCAGGCCATGGCCCTGACCGTAGAGAGCAGAGATCCCTATACCGCCGGCCACCAGCGGCGGGTAGCCGACTTGGCCAGATCCATCGCCCATGAAATGGGGTTTCCCGAGGACCAGATGGATGGCCTGCGCATGGCCGGTATTATTCACGATTTGGGAAAAATCGCCGTCCCGGCCGAAATCCTGAGTAAACCTACTCAATTAAGTAAGCTTGAATTTGGTTTGATCAAGGTCCACCCACAGATCAGTCATGACATCCTGAAAGACATTGACTTCCCCTGGCCGGTAGCTGAAATCGTTCTTCAGCACCATGAAAGGATGGACGGCTCCGGGTATCCACAAGGCCTGATGGGATCGAATATTCTTTTAGAAGCCCGTATCCTGGCTGTAGCCGATGTGGTTGAGGCCATCGCCTCGCACCGTCCTTACCGGCCGGCCCTGGGAATAGATGAGGCACTGGAAGAAATCTCGCAGAACCAAGGAATCCTTTATGACCGGGAGGTGGTCGATATCTGCTTGAGACTTTTTAAGGAGAAGGGGTATAATTTTAATTAA